A genomic region of Mycobacterium sp. Aquia_213 contains the following coding sequences:
- a CDS encoding CsbD family protein translates to MADKENSGPAEAVKGVVEDVKGKAKEAAGALTGRDDLTREGQAQQDKAEAQRDAAKKEAEADAARGAAKVAEERQKANQ, encoded by the coding sequence ATGGCGGACAAAGAAAACTCTGGACCCGCGGAAGCGGTCAAGGGCGTCGTCGAAGACGTCAAGGGCAAGGCCAAGGAAGCTGCCGGCGCTCTGACCGGTCGCGATGACCTTACCCGCGAGGGCCAAGCCCAGCAGGACAAGGCGGAAGCCCAGCGTGACGCGGCAAAGAAGGAAGCCGAAGCCGACGCCGCACGCGGCGCCGCGAAGGTAGCCGAGGAGCGCCAGAAGGCCAACCAATAG
- a CDS encoding protein disulfide oxidoreductase, with product MTVRLLARFKMFAAAIVTGLVAVVLVSAAPRAQAADDRLQFTGTTLSGAPFNGAGLQGKPAVLWFWAPFCPFCNAEAPGVAQVAAANPGVTFVGIAGHSDVGAEQAFVSKYGLNFTNLNDADGSIWARYNVPWQPAYVFYRADGSSTFVNNPTSAMSQQELAGRVAALK from the coding sequence ATGACGGTTCGCTTGTTAGCGCGCTTCAAGATGTTTGCCGCGGCCATCGTGACGGGCCTTGTCGCGGTTGTCCTGGTGTCGGCCGCACCGCGGGCGCAGGCCGCCGACGATCGGCTGCAGTTCACCGGAACCACGCTGAGCGGTGCGCCGTTCAACGGCGCCGGCCTCCAAGGAAAACCGGCGGTGCTCTGGTTCTGGGCACCGTTCTGCCCGTTCTGCAACGCCGAAGCTCCGGGAGTGGCCCAGGTGGCGGCCGCCAATCCCGGTGTCACCTTCGTCGGCATCGCCGGGCACTCGGACGTCGGCGCTGAGCAGGCCTTCGTTTCCAAGTACGGCCTGAACTTCACCAACCTCAACGACGCCGACGGCTCGATCTGGGCCCGCTACAACGTGCCGTGGCAGCCGGCGTACGTGTTCTACCGGGCGGACGGCAGCTCGACGTTCGTCAACAACCCCACCTCGGCGATGTCCCAGCAGGAACTGGCCGGCCGGGTAGCCGCGCTGAAGTGA
- a CDS encoding cytochrome c biogenesis CcdA family protein, translating into MNQGLVGLAFAAGLVAAVNPCGFAMLPAYLLLVVRGQRTGEDSSPLGGLRRALGATAGMALGFLTVFGAFGALTISAATTVQRYLPYATVVIGIVLVGLGIWLLSGRELTALTPRPLGPRWAPKQHGPAIVGMYGYGISYAIASLSCTIGPFLAVTAAGLRSGSVLTGASIYLAYVAGLTLVVGVLAVAAATASSALADRLRRILPFVNRIGGALLVLVGLYVGYYGLYELRLLNTAADPRDAVILAAGRLQGLLAGWVHQHGVWPWIVALIALLAAALVNTWHRRARR; encoded by the coding sequence GTGAACCAGGGGCTCGTCGGTCTGGCATTCGCTGCCGGGTTGGTGGCCGCGGTGAACCCGTGTGGGTTCGCGATGCTGCCCGCCTACCTGCTGCTGGTGGTGCGCGGCCAGCGCACCGGGGAAGACTCCAGCCCGCTCGGCGGCCTGCGGCGTGCACTGGGCGCCACCGCGGGGATGGCCCTCGGTTTTCTGACGGTGTTCGGCGCGTTCGGCGCGCTGACCATCTCGGCGGCCACGACGGTCCAGCGGTACCTGCCGTACGCAACCGTGGTGATCGGCATTGTGCTTGTCGGGCTAGGGATTTGGCTGCTGTCGGGTCGCGAGCTGACCGCGCTGACGCCGCGGCCGTTGGGGCCGCGGTGGGCTCCGAAACAGCACGGGCCGGCGATCGTGGGCATGTACGGCTACGGCATCAGCTATGCGATCGCCTCGCTGTCGTGCACGATCGGGCCGTTTCTGGCGGTCACCGCCGCGGGCTTGCGCAGTGGGTCGGTCCTCACCGGGGCGTCGATCTATCTGGCGTACGTCGCGGGCCTGACCTTGGTCGTCGGCGTGCTCGCCGTCGCCGCCGCCACCGCGAGCTCGGCGCTGGCCGACCGGCTGCGGCGAATCCTGCCGTTCGTCAACCGGATCGGCGGCGCGCTGCTGGTGCTGGTGGGGCTCTATGTCGGCTACTACGGCCTCTACGAGTTACGGCTGCTGAACACCGCGGCCGATCCCCGGGACGCGGTGATTCTTGCGGCCGGGCGGCTACAGGGCCTGTTGGCCGGCTGGGTACATCAGCACGGCGTGTGGCCGTGGATTGTGGCGTTGATCGCGCTGCTGGCTGCCGCACTGGTGAACACGTGGCACCGCCGAGCGCGGCGCTGA
- the pyrH gene encoding UMP kinase produces MTQPEPTSANGVPTSSPDDGQPSGQPRAKYSRVLLKLGGEMFGGGQVGLDPDVVAQVARQIAEVVRDGVQVAVVIGGGNFFRGAQLQQRGMERTRSDYMGMLGTVMNSLALQDFLQKEGIDTRVQTAITMGQVAEPYIPLRAVRHLEKGRVVIFGAGMGLPYFSTDTTAAQRALEIGADVVLMAKAVDGVFTEDPRVNPEAELLTAISHREVIDRGLRVADATAFSLCMDNGMPILVFNLLTNGNIARAVAGEKIGTLVTT; encoded by the coding sequence ATGACGCAGCCCGAGCCCACCAGCGCTAACGGCGTGCCGACCTCTTCACCCGACGACGGACAACCTTCCGGCCAGCCGCGCGCCAAGTATTCGCGCGTATTGCTCAAGCTTGGCGGCGAGATGTTCGGCGGCGGCCAGGTCGGGCTGGATCCCGATGTCGTGGCGCAGGTCGCCCGCCAGATCGCCGAGGTGGTTCGCGACGGCGTACAGGTCGCCGTCGTGATCGGCGGCGGCAACTTCTTCCGTGGCGCACAACTTCAGCAGCGCGGAATGGAGCGCACCCGGTCGGACTACATGGGCATGCTCGGCACTGTGATGAACAGCCTTGCACTGCAAGACTTCCTGCAGAAGGAAGGCATCGACACCCGAGTCCAGACCGCGATCACGATGGGCCAGGTGGCCGAGCCCTACATCCCGTTGCGGGCCGTCCGCCACCTGGAGAAGGGCCGCGTGGTCATCTTCGGCGCCGGCATGGGGCTGCCGTACTTCTCCACCGACACCACGGCCGCGCAGCGCGCCCTGGAAATCGGCGCCGACGTGGTGTTGATGGCCAAGGCCGTCGACGGCGTGTTCACCGAGGACCCGCGGGTGAACCCCGAGGCGGAGTTGCTCACCGCGATCAGCCATCGGGAAGTCATCGACCGGGGGCTGCGGGTGGCCGATGCCACGGCGTTCAGCCTGTGTATGGACAATGGCATGCCAATCCTGGTGTTCAACCTGCTGACCAACGGCAATATCGCTCGGGCGGTCGCTGGTGAGAAGATCGGAACGCTAGTCACCACCTGA
- the frr gene encoding ribosome recycling factor, whose translation MIDEALFDAEEKMEKAVSVARDDLSTIRTGRANPGMFSRIVIDYYGTTTPITQLASINVPEARLVVIKPYEANQLHAIETAIRNSELGVNPSNDGTLIRVAVPQLTEERRRELVKQAKGKGEDAKVSVRNIRRKSMEELHRIRKDGEAGEDEVGRAEKDLDKTTQQYVNQIDELVKHKEGELLEV comes from the coding sequence ATGATCGATGAGGCTCTCTTCGACGCTGAAGAGAAAATGGAGAAGGCAGTGTCGGTGGCCCGTGACGACTTGTCGACCATTCGGACCGGCCGCGCCAATCCGGGCATGTTCTCCCGGATCGTCATCGACTATTACGGCACGACCACGCCGATCACCCAGCTGGCCAGCATCAATGTCCCCGAGGCGCGGCTGGTCGTCATCAAGCCGTACGAGGCCAACCAGCTACACGCCATCGAGACGGCGATTCGCAACTCCGAGCTCGGGGTGAATCCGAGCAACGACGGCACCCTGATTCGGGTGGCGGTACCGCAGCTGACCGAGGAACGTCGCCGAGAGCTGGTGAAACAGGCCAAGGGCAAGGGAGAAGACGCGAAGGTCTCGGTGCGCAACATCCGTCGCAAGTCGATGGAAGAACTGCACCGGATCCGCAAGGACGGGGAGGCCGGCGAGGATGAGGTCGGCCGCGCCGAGAAGGACCTGGACAAGACCACCCAGCAGTACGTCAACCAGATCGACGAGCTGGTCAAACACAAAGAAGGCGAGCTGCTGGAGGTCTAG
- the rlmN gene encoding 23S rRNA (adenine(2503)-C(2))-methyltransferase RlmN → MVQQLVFDEPRAGRPPRHLADLDAEGRAAAVAELGLPAFRAKQLAHQYYGRLIADPRQMTDLPAAVRDVIAETMFPNLLTVAAEVTCDAGQTRKTLWRAIDGTTFESVLMRYPQRNTVCISSQAGCGMACPFCATGQGGLTRNLSTAEITEQVRTAAVALRDEFADRLSNVVFMGMGEPLANYARTLAAVRRITEAPPHGFGISARSVTVSTVGLAPAIRKLADERLGVTLALSLHAPDDELRDTLVPVNNRWKISEALDAARYYGDVTGRRVSIEYALIRDVNDQPWRADLLGKRLHGALGPLVHVNLIPLNPTPGSDWDASPKAVEREFVRRVRAKGVSCTVRDTRGREISAACGQLAFEKG, encoded by the coding sequence ATGGTCCAACAATTGGTGTTCGATGAGCCGCGCGCGGGCAGGCCGCCGCGCCACCTCGCCGACCTCGACGCGGAGGGCCGCGCGGCGGCCGTCGCGGAACTCGGCTTGCCGGCGTTTCGGGCCAAGCAGCTCGCCCACCAGTACTACGGCCGGTTGATCGCCGATCCGCGACAGATGACCGACCTTCCGGCGGCCGTGCGCGACGTGATCGCCGAGACGATGTTCCCCAACCTGCTCACCGTCGCCGCCGAAGTCACCTGCGACGCCGGTCAGACGCGAAAGACGTTGTGGCGGGCCATCGATGGCACCACCTTCGAGTCGGTGCTGATGCGCTATCCGCAGCGCAACACCGTGTGTATCTCGTCGCAGGCGGGCTGCGGCATGGCGTGCCCGTTCTGTGCAACCGGCCAGGGCGGATTGACGCGCAACCTGTCGACGGCCGAGATCACCGAACAGGTGCGCACCGCCGCGGTGGCGCTGCGCGACGAGTTCGCGGACCGGCTGTCGAACGTGGTGTTCATGGGCATGGGAGAACCGCTGGCCAATTACGCCAGGACGCTGGCCGCGGTGCGGCGCATCACCGAGGCGCCGCCGCACGGCTTCGGCATCTCGGCCCGCTCGGTGACGGTGTCGACGGTCGGCCTGGCGCCGGCGATCCGCAAGCTCGCCGACGAACGGCTGGGCGTGACGCTGGCGCTCTCGCTGCACGCCCCGGACGACGAACTGCGCGACACGCTGGTTCCGGTCAACAACCGCTGGAAGATCAGCGAGGCGCTCGATGCGGCCCGCTACTACGGCGACGTGACCGGCCGGCGGGTGTCGATCGAGTACGCGCTGATTCGCGACGTCAACGACCAGCCGTGGCGGGCCGACCTGCTCGGCAAGCGACTGCATGGCGCGCTCGGACCCCTGGTGCACGTGAACCTGATTCCGCTCAACCCGACCCCGGGCAGTGACTGGGACGCCAGCCCCAAGGCCGTCGAGCGCGAGTTCGTCCGGCGGGTCCGGGCAAAAGGCGTGTCGTGCACGGTCCGGGACACCCGGGGCCGCGAGATCAGCGCCGCGTGCGGACAGCTTGCCTTCGAGAAGGGCTGA
- a CDS encoding phosphatidate cytidylyltransferase, with translation MPTSDAGPGSPSDAREAKETTPQPAKKTSRAGRDLPAAIAVGAAIGGLLVATLVFAPRFWVLIVAIAIFIASHEVVRRLREAGYVIPVIPLLIGGQVTVWLTWPFHAAGALAGFGGTVVACNVWRLFMRDPSRNDPAAGLSSNYLRDASATVFLAAWVPLFASFGVLLVYPHDGAGRVFCLMITVVASDTGGYAIGALFGKHPMVPAISPKKSWEGFTGSLVFGITAAILTATLLAGKPAWIGALLGLVLVLSCTLGDLVESQVKRDLGIKDMGRLLPGHGGLMDRLDGVLPSAVAAWIVLTLVP, from the coding sequence GTGCCAACCTCCGATGCCGGCCCAGGCAGCCCGTCCGACGCGCGGGAGGCCAAGGAAACGACGCCGCAGCCGGCCAAGAAGACGTCCCGGGCCGGACGCGATCTGCCCGCCGCTATCGCGGTGGGCGCGGCGATCGGCGGCCTGCTCGTCGCCACGCTGGTATTCGCTCCGCGGTTCTGGGTGCTCATCGTGGCCATCGCGATTTTCATTGCCAGCCACGAGGTGGTGCGACGGCTACGCGAGGCCGGCTACGTCATTCCCGTTATCCCGTTGCTGATCGGCGGCCAGGTCACCGTCTGGCTGACCTGGCCCTTCCATGCCGCCGGCGCGCTGGCAGGCTTCGGCGGCACCGTCGTGGCCTGCAATGTCTGGCGGTTGTTCATGCGGGATCCCAGCCGCAATGATCCCGCCGCCGGATTGTCGTCGAACTACCTGCGCGACGCATCGGCCACCGTCTTCCTGGCCGCGTGGGTCCCGCTGTTCGCCTCCTTCGGCGTCCTGCTCGTCTATCCCCACGACGGCGCCGGACGGGTGTTCTGCCTGATGATCACCGTCGTCGCTTCCGACACCGGTGGATACGCCATCGGGGCGCTGTTCGGCAAGCATCCGATGGTCCCGGCGATCAGCCCGAAGAAGTCCTGGGAGGGATTCACCGGTTCACTGGTCTTCGGGATCACCGCGGCGATCCTGACCGCGACCCTATTGGCGGGCAAACCAGCCTGGATTGGCGCGCTGCTGGGCCTCGTCCTGGTGCTCAGCTGCACGCTCGGTGACCTGGTGGAGTCCCAGGTGAAGCGGGACCTCGGCATCAAGGACATGGGCCGGCTGCTACCCGGCCACGGTGGGCTGATGGACCGGCTCGACGGTGTGCTGCCCTCGGCCGTCGCGGCCTGGATCGTGCTCACCTTGGTTCCCTAA